A genomic window from Caldicellulosiruptor kronotskyensis 2002 includes:
- the mraZ gene encoding division/cell wall cluster transcriptional repressor MraZ, with protein MLIGEYKHVVDSKGRIILPSKFREELGERFILTKGLDNCLFGYSLKEWAVLEEKLKKLPLTSKEARTFLRFFFAGASECEVDKQGRVLIPQNLREYAGIQKEVFIIGVMTRIEIWSEDNWLKEMTNENLSVDRIAQKMEELGI; from the coding sequence ATGTTAATAGGAGAATACAAACATGTGGTGGATAGTAAAGGTAGAATAATTCTTCCTTCTAAATTCAGAGAAGAGCTTGGTGAGAGATTCATACTTACAAAAGGACTTGACAACTGTCTTTTTGGTTATTCTTTAAAAGAGTGGGCTGTACTTGAGGAAAAGCTCAAAAAACTTCCACTTACAAGCAAAGAAGCACGAACATTTTTAAGATTTTTCTTTGCGGGAGCCTCTGAGTGCGAGGTTGACAAACAGGGAAGAGTCCTCATTCCCCAGAACCTCAGAGAATATGCAGGTATTCAAAAAGAGGTATTTATAATTGGAGTAATGACAAGAATTGAAATATGGAGCGAGGATAACTGGCTAAAAGAAATGACCAATGAGAACCTTTCTGTTGATAGGATAGCACAAAAAATGGAAGAATTGGGTATATAA
- a CDS encoding Spo0E family sporulation regulatory protein-aspartic acid phosphatase → MITEKIMKLREKLDELINNNADYESIYHVSTELDKLILDYYKERNEMVIKKLIKKEGNV, encoded by the coding sequence ATGATAACAGAAAAAATAATGAAACTAAGAGAGAAGTTGGATGAACTGATTAACAACAATGCTGATTATGAATCGATATATCATGTCAGTACAGAGCTGGACAAGCTTATTTTGGATTATTACAAGGAGAGAAATGAAATGGTGATCAAAAAACTAATCAAAAAGGAAGGGAATGTGTAG
- the lgt gene encoding prolipoprotein diacylglyceryl transferase has translation MIDDSIVFPGLGLRFDFSPIAFKIFGLEVRWYGIIIAIGFLCGFLVSTYFAKKEDINPEILLDIAIIATPVAIIFARAYYVIFNFKEFKGDILSIFAIRQGGIAIYGALIGAIFITYIYCKIKKINFFKICDVGVHGLILGQAIGRWGNFANREAYGYETNLPWRMQIYSREAGKRIEVHPTFLYESLWDFLVFLLLIFLRKYKKKEGDILGYYFILYSLGRFFIEALRSDSLMIGNFRVSQIVAVLCIVVGSAIVVSNSRSFFDKI, from the coding sequence ATGATAGATGATAGCATAGTCTTTCCAGGACTTGGTTTGAGGTTTGACTTCAGTCCTATAGCATTTAAGATTTTTGGACTTGAGGTTAGATGGTACGGGATTATAATTGCAATTGGTTTTTTATGTGGTTTTCTTGTAAGCACATATTTTGCCAAAAAAGAAGATATAAATCCAGAGATTTTACTTGACATTGCAATAATTGCAACGCCTGTTGCAATAATCTTTGCAAGGGCTTATTATGTGATTTTTAATTTTAAAGAGTTCAAAGGAGATATTTTAAGTATATTTGCCATTCGCCAGGGTGGAATTGCGATATATGGAGCTCTGATAGGTGCAATTTTTATCACATACATTTATTGCAAGATAAAAAAAATAAATTTTTTCAAAATATGTGATGTGGGTGTTCACGGTCTGATATTAGGACAGGCAATAGGAAGATGGGGTAACTTTGCAAACAGGGAAGCTTACGGGTATGAAACAAATCTTCCGTGGCGTATGCAGATTTATAGCAGAGAGGCGGGAAAAAGAATAGAGGTTCATCCAACATTTTTGTATGAATCTCTATGGGATTTTCTTGTCTTCTTACTTTTGATATTCTTAAGAAAGTATAAAAAGAAAGAGGGGGATATTTTAGGGTATTACTTTATACTTTACTCTCTCGGCAGATTCTTTATAGAAGCCTTAAGGTCAGACAGTTTAATGATAGGAAATTTTAGAGTTTCTCAAATTGTTGCAGTTTTGTGTATTGTTGTAGGAAGTGCGATTGTGGTATCGAACAGCAGGTCATTTTTCGACAAAATATAG
- the yfmH gene encoding EF-P 5-aminopentanol modification-associated protein YfmH yields MERIYDDALNEEIYINSYSNGLKAFVIKKKNFSKAFAGFATKYGSVDSKFVHPKTKEVVEVPDGIAHFLEHKLFEEEEGNVFDRFAKFGAMANAFTSFKETVYYFISTQNFYENFEILLDFVQNPYFTDQNVEKEKGIIGQEIRMYQDNPNWRVYFNLLNALYVNNPVKIDIAGTLESIQKITKEDLYLCYNTFYHPSNMIIVVCGDVDPKKIFDTIERMEKTKEYQSLIERIYPDEPEEVNQKKIEARLSVAVPIFYIGFKDNQNDLPPYEMIMKDIQTQIVAEMLFGKSTDFYEKLYKEGLINQNFGFEYNCEPEYSFFMIGGESKDPEEVYRRIIEHIEDVKKKGIDRKEFERAKKVVLGSHLRKFDNPEKLSVEFIYSYFKGVNIFEYVKEITSVSFEMCEKRFKEFFDESLSCISIVWPAG; encoded by the coding sequence ATGGAAAGGATTTATGATGATGCTCTCAATGAAGAGATTTATATAAATTCATATTCAAATGGACTGAAAGCTTTTGTCATAAAAAAGAAAAACTTCAGCAAGGCATTTGCGGGGTTTGCAACAAAATACGGTTCTGTTGATAGCAAGTTTGTTCATCCAAAAACAAAAGAGGTTGTTGAGGTTCCAGATGGCATTGCACATTTTTTGGAACACAAATTGTTTGAGGAAGAAGAAGGAAATGTGTTTGACAGATTTGCAAAGTTTGGTGCAATGGCAAATGCATTTACTTCATTCAAAGAAACAGTCTACTATTTTATATCCACTCAAAACTTTTATGAAAATTTTGAGATTCTCTTAGATTTTGTTCAAAATCCATATTTTACTGATCAAAATGTCGAGAAAGAAAAAGGAATAATTGGACAGGAGATAAGAATGTACCAGGATAATCCAAACTGGAGGGTTTATTTTAATCTCTTGAATGCACTTTATGTAAACAATCCTGTGAAAATTGACATTGCAGGAACCTTAGAAAGTATTCAAAAAATTACAAAAGAGGATTTGTATTTGTGTTATAATACATTCTATCATCCAAGCAATATGATAATTGTTGTATGCGGTGATGTAGACCCTAAAAAAATTTTTGATACAATTGAAAGGATGGAAAAGACAAAAGAATATCAAAGCCTGATAGAAAGGATTTATCCTGATGAGCCCGAAGAAGTAAATCAAAAAAAGATAGAGGCAAGGCTTTCGGTGGCAGTGCCAATCTTCTATATAGGCTTTAAAGACAATCAAAATGACCTTCCGCCATATGAGATGATAATGAAGGATATCCAAACACAGATAGTGGCTGAGATGCTATTTGGGAAATCCACAGATTTTTATGAAAAGCTTTATAAAGAAGGGCTTATCAACCAGAACTTTGGGTTTGAGTACAACTGTGAGCCTGAATATTCATTCTTTATGATTGGTGGAGAGAGCAAAGATCCTGAAGAGGTTTACAGAAGAATAATTGAGCACATTGAGGATGTCAAGAAAAAAGGAATTGATAGGAAAGAGTTTGAGAGGGCAAAAAAGGTTGTGCTGGGAAGCCACTTGAGAAAGTTTGACAATCCTGAAAAACTCTCTGTTGAGTTTATATACAGCTATTTCAAAGGAGTCAATATTTTTGAATATGTTAAGGAAATCACTTCTGTATCATTTGAAATGTGCGAAAAAAGGTTCAAAGAATTTTTTGATGAGAGCTTGAGCTGTATATCAATTGTATGGCCTGCAGGTTGA
- the yfmF gene encoding EF-P 5-aminopentanol modification-associated protein YfmF — translation MQKKGKNNNFYMAFCDDRFKINRIAVTFIDRLEREKNTLNALFPMVLIRGNNKYKDMKEINRFLDNMYGASLSIDVDKKGDLQAISFAISFLNDRFAGENLYTKALQFLYDIIYGPIKYGGGFEEEAILQEKNNLKQEIESRINDKVQYAIDRCIEIMFEGQNYALYEKGNVDDLQTITKEKLFSQYQEVITKKPMYVFVYGDYDEEWATSKALEIFGEEKRESIHNDFFVNIPFENTRYVTEEMEVNQGKIALGIRTNVDVTSEDYYKLLMLNGILGASPKSKLFENVREKASLCYYVFSRIDRFKSVMIISSGIEIKNYEKALNLILQQIEDIKNGNIDDIEYESAINYYKTALMAIYDSPRDLLSFYLNQALVGQIIEPMEVFENLRNVNIEDIKRIANRFELDTVYFLKNRGVAKDGKDL, via the coding sequence ATGCAAAAGAAAGGAAAAAACAACAACTTTTACATGGCATTTTGTGATGACAGGTTCAAGATAAATAGAATAGCAGTTACCTTTATAGACAGGCTTGAAAGAGAAAAAAATACTTTGAATGCCCTGTTTCCAATGGTTTTAATAAGAGGGAACAACAAGTACAAAGATATGAAAGAAATAAATAGATTTTTGGACAATATGTATGGTGCATCTTTGAGCATTGATGTGGATAAAAAGGGTGACCTACAGGCAATTTCATTTGCAATAAGCTTTTTAAATGATAGATTTGCAGGAGAAAACCTTTATACAAAAGCGCTACAGTTTTTGTATGACATCATATATGGTCCAATAAAATATGGCGGTGGATTTGAAGAAGAAGCTATATTGCAAGAGAAGAACAATCTAAAACAGGAGATTGAAAGCAGGATAAACGACAAGGTTCAATATGCAATTGACAGATGTATAGAGATTATGTTTGAGGGGCAAAATTATGCTCTTTATGAAAAAGGAAATGTTGATGATTTGCAAACCATCACAAAAGAAAAGCTCTTTTCACAATACCAAGAGGTTATTACCAAAAAGCCTATGTACGTGTTTGTCTATGGTGACTATGATGAAGAATGGGCAACTTCAAAAGCATTAGAGATTTTTGGAGAGGAAAAGAGAGAGAGTATACACAATGATTTTTTTGTAAACATTCCATTTGAAAACACAAGATATGTAACAGAAGAAATGGAAGTAAATCAAGGCAAAATTGCCCTTGGGATAAGAACAAATGTGGATGTGACATCTGAGGATTATTACAAACTTTTGATGCTCAACGGAATTTTAGGAGCATCTCCAAAATCAAAACTTTTTGAAAATGTTAGAGAAAAAGCTTCTTTGTGCTACTACGTATTTTCAAGGATTGACAGGTTCAAATCTGTAATGATTATTAGCTCTGGAATTGAGATTAAAAACTATGAAAAGGCTTTAAATCTGATTTTGCAGCAGATAGAGGATATCAAAAATGGGAATATTGATGATATCGAATATGAAAGTGCAATAAACTATTATAAAACAGCCCTGATGGCTATATATGACAGTCCAAGAGATCTTCTGAGTTTTTATTTAAATCAGGCATTAGTTGGACAAATAATAGAACCCATGGAAGTCTTTGAAAACCTCAGAAATGTGAATATAGAGGATATAAAAAGGATAGCGAACAGGTTTGAGCTTGATACTGTATATTTTTTGAAAAACAGAGGTGTTGCTAAAGATGGAAAGGATTTATGA
- a CDS encoding nucleotidyltransferase substrate binding protein, whose translation MKERIVEKFEDFKSALKRLEEGMSIQPDKDIIMDGAIQRFEFVFELSWKLMREYLKYTGLEINNPRTVIKYAYQNGIIEEGDKWLKMLSDRNMTSHLYNQKMACEIYNNIKYEYIELFRKLLLKFEEIISSEL comes from the coding sequence ATGAAAGAGAGAATAGTAGAGAAATTTGAAGATTTTAAGAGTGCTTTAAAAAGATTAGAAGAAGGTATGAGTATACAGCCGGACAAGGATATTATTATGGACGGGGCAATCCAGAGATTTGAATTTGTCTTTGAACTTTCATGGAAGCTCATGAGGGAATATTTGAAGTATACTGGTTTGGAGATTAACAATCCTCGGACCGTTATAAAGTACGCATATCAAAATGGCATTATAGAAGAGGGTGACAAGTGGCTTAAAATGCTTTCAGATAGAAATATGACTTCACATTTATATAACCAAAAAATGGCTTGTGAGATTTATAACAACATTAAATATGAGTATATAGAACTATTTAGGAAGTTACTTTTAAAATTTGAAGAGATAATATCTTCTGAACTATGA